One window of Quercus robur chromosome 5, dhQueRobu3.1, whole genome shotgun sequence genomic DNA carries:
- the LOC126729023 gene encoding putative HVA22-like protein g, whose protein sequence is MHQLFSGLKMMGSFLSRALLLVFGYTYPAYECFKTLEKNKPEMEQLLFWCQYWTIVAMLTVFERIGDTFISWLPLYSEAKLAIFMYLWHPKTKGTSYVYNSFFRPYVAKHEGEIDHTLLELRVKAVDIAILYWQKAVSFGQTRFFEILQYVSSHSASRPKSDKVSIDKEK, encoded by the exons ATGCACCAATTGTTTTCGGGACTCAAAATGATGGGGTCATTTCTTTCAAGGGCACTTCT ACTTGTTTTTGGCTATACCTATCCGGCTTATGAGTGTTTTAAAACTTTGGAGAAGAATAAGCCAGAGATGGAGCAACTTCTTTTTTGGTGCCAATACTG GACTATTGTTGCTATGCTTACAGTCTTTGAGAGAATTGGGGATACTTTCATTTCatg gCTACCTCTGTACAGTGAAGCAAAGTTGGCAATCTTTATGTATCTTTGGCATCCTAAAACAAAG GGAACATCATATGTTTATAATTCTTTCTTCCGGCCTTATGTGGCTAAACATGAAGGGGAAATTGATCACACCTTATTGGAGTTGAGGGTTAAGGCTGTGGATATTGCAATTCTGTATTGGCAAAAGGCTGTGAGTTTTGGCCAGACAAGGTTTTTTGAGATTCTGCAGTATGTTTCTTCTCATTCAGCATCACGGCCTAAATCTGATAAGGTATCCATTGACAAGGAAAAGTAA